From one Formosa sediminum genomic stretch:
- a CDS encoding metallophosphoesterase: MFSFRWLFCIFFSVSLSLYSQNAYKIHSHNDYNQKSPFWRAYTSGLESIEVDVFLKNDMLCVAHEESEISLQNTLESLYLEPLKKISTTPLGEAQEVQLLIDIKSEAYATLEAIETVLKKYPELINNKKLHFVISGNRPSVKDYNNYPDYILFDYQSLEPIPDKSLNKIALISLSFKTFSKWKGAYALDDKEYNQIKKIVDAARAQGKPFRFWGAPDTEIAWRTFNKMGVSFINTDHPLLCANYLNKVNNTVKDIKVAFISDIHFQDIYGQLSDHSFKGVFNKETNTYTLLRTMDAQLHSTRIFNENYFALFAALDDIVERGIKYVALPGDYTDDGQTIHLRGLQRILNAYETKHGLQFFITTGNHDPVGPFAQDSGKSDFMGENGQTQGIYSYIKTSEKSSKKVPDILSKDLKKMGYEGVLNHLKSFGFYPQEHYLYWATPFSKYTPETYTYQNALDAALLDHRLYDMMPGYTIPDASYVVEPVPNLWLLAIDANVYLPKDYISGRAIDPKNYKGASIGYNNVLTHKTHLLKWIKSVSEEAKRLNKTLITFSHYPIIDFNDDASKNIESFFGGKKWQLERIPVEKVAQSFSDAGITIHVAGHMHINDTGVRTFEDGKSVVNIQTPSIAAYIPGYKILNIKSDKTVEVTTITIDSVPRFNELFSLYEKEYNYLKQNELPLWNHDILNSKSYHDFTMFHLKELVRLRFLEDDWEPNFKDVMLNLSGEDLLIIPFLNTNKDLNMLIQQKELYKTDWEAAKVKAELALQDTAFNLNDFKGWSGLDIIFDFYRIRNADVLAISDIGEKQIAIYKWLFYVTDFYMKTNSDLNRTKLLEFYNIFSKFLNGAPADHFSIDYKTGKIQPLD, from the coding sequence ATGTTTTCATTTCGATGGCTTTTTTGCATCTTTTTTTCTGTTTCACTTTCTCTTTATTCTCAGAACGCTTATAAAATACATTCCCATAACGATTATAATCAAAAATCACCATTTTGGAGAGCATATACAAGTGGTTTAGAATCTATTGAAGTAGACGTGTTTTTGAAAAATGATATGCTATGTGTGGCACATGAAGAATCTGAAATAAGCCTCCAAAACACATTAGAATCATTATATCTTGAACCTCTAAAAAAAATCTCGACTACACCTTTAGGAGAAGCTCAGGAGGTTCAGCTTCTTATTGATATAAAATCTGAAGCATATGCTACGCTAGAAGCTATTGAAACGGTTTTAAAAAAATATCCTGAGCTAATAAATAATAAAAAATTACATTTTGTAATATCTGGCAATAGACCTTCTGTAAAAGATTACAACAACTATCCTGATTATATTTTATTTGACTATCAAAGTCTAGAACCTATTCCAGATAAAAGTTTAAATAAAATTGCTTTAATAAGTTTAAGTTTTAAAACGTTTTCAAAATGGAAAGGAGCATATGCTTTAGACGACAAGGAGTATAATCAAATAAAAAAAATTGTAGATGCAGCACGTGCTCAGGGAAAACCATTTCGGTTTTGGGGAGCACCAGATACAGAAATAGCTTGGCGTACTTTTAATAAAATGGGGGTTAGCTTTATAAATACAGATCATCCGTTATTATGTGCTAATTACCTAAACAAAGTTAATAATACAGTTAAGGATATTAAAGTCGCTTTTATCTCTGATATCCATTTTCAAGATATATATGGGCAGCTTTCAGATCACTCTTTTAAAGGTGTTTTTAATAAAGAAACTAACACGTACACACTGTTAAGAACTATGGATGCACAATTGCATTCTACCAGAATTTTTAATGAAAATTATTTTGCTCTATTTGCTGCCTTAGATGATATTGTTGAAAGAGGAATAAAGTATGTTGCTTTACCAGGCGATTATACTGATGATGGACAAACAATTCATTTAAGAGGATTGCAACGTATTTTAAATGCATATGAAACGAAACATGGATTGCAATTTTTTATAACCACAGGAAATCATGATCCTGTGGGGCCTTTTGCTCAAGACTCTGGAAAATCAGACTTCATGGGAGAAAACGGTCAGACTCAAGGCATTTATAGTTATATAAAGACATCGGAGAAGAGTTCTAAAAAAGTACCAGATATACTATCAAAAGATTTAAAAAAAATGGGGTATGAAGGGGTATTAAACCATTTAAAATCGTTTGGATTTTATCCTCAAGAACACTATTTATATTGGGCGACACCTTTTTCTAAATACACGCCAGAGACTTATACCTACCAAAACGCTTTAGATGCAGCTTTACTAGACCATAGATTGTATGATATGATGCCTGGTTATACAATACCAGATGCAAGTTATGTTGTAGAGCCTGTACCAAATTTATGGCTTCTTGCTATAGATGCAAATGTATATTTGCCAAAGGATTATATATCAGGAAGAGCTATAGATCCAAAAAATTATAAGGGAGCTAGTATTGGGTATAATAATGTTTTAACACATAAAACGCATCTATTAAAATGGATAAAATCAGTTTCAGAAGAAGCTAAACGTTTAAATAAAACTCTAATTACATTTAGTCATTATCCAATTATAGATTTTAATGACGATGCTTCAAAAAATATAGAGTCGTTTTTTGGCGGTAAAAAATGGCAATTAGAACGCATCCCGGTAGAAAAAGTGGCGCAGTCGTTTTCAGATGCAGGAATCACCATACATGTAGCGGGACACATGCATATAAATGATACTGGTGTTAGAACGTTTGAAGATGGAAAATCAGTCGTTAATATTCAAACACCATCTATTGCAGCTTATATTCCAGGTTATAAAATTTTAAATATAAAAAGTGATAAAACTGTAGAGGTCACAACAATTACTATTGATAGTGTGCCAAGGTTTAATGAACTCTTTTCGCTCTATGAAAAGGAATATAATTATTTAAAACAAAATGAACTTCCGTTATGGAATCATGATATTTTAAATAGTAAATCTTATCATGACTTTACCATGTTTCATTTAAAAGAGCTGGTTCGTTTACGTTTTCTTGAAGACGATTGGGAACCTAATTTTAAGGATGTAATGTTAAATCTTTCTGGAGAAGATTTACTTATAATACCTTTTTTAAATACTAATAAAGATTTAAACATGCTTATTCAGCAGAAAGAGTTATATAAAACAGATTGGGAGGCTGCTAAGGTTAAAGCAGAATTAGCTTTACAAGACACCGCCTTTAATTTAAATGATTTTAAAGGTTGGAGTGGACTAGATATAATCTTTGATTTTTACAGAATTAGAAATGCCGATGTATTAGCTATTTCAGATATAGGAGAGAAGCAAATTGCTATTTATAAATGGTTATTTTA
- a CDS encoding methylmalonyl-CoA mutase family protein has protein sequence MSRKNLQHITLINTKEKVTQTLDDDLVYTSDVLEDVQHLDFAAGIPPFLRGISSTMYLTSPWKNLKLDTPKNCEEYNLFLKTQFKAGQRQFLLDFKSLINLETLSDFKTIFKDISLNECVFFIKNNNQAIPTLAFLVVLAESQSIKPDTLKGGFYINVTKHELHTHTLNVDALIFSNSLLPNFNKIEISGHHNNTTAPEIELTCMLISGYNFLKKGLDSGILIDNIAKRISFNLSIGLHHFTEIAKLRAARLVWSKLVKTFNPKQDHALALHINTVIQPSSSLNTCDTLTQITLQTTTAIFGGVQSISQPKLTHDSHKNVPLYLQKETQIIRTIDPWGGSFYVEKQTHDIAIKTWNLFETYLKTGQYPDLIQDRQPLRDTSKSIYKSEVNALNNTFTAHDQKAVKLALLNLKKHINDTPENILKLCISAVKKQATLSEILNNLSQLSNEN, from the coding sequence ATGAGTAGAAAAAATCTGCAACATATCACATTAATAAACACAAAAGAAAAAGTTACACAGACTTTAGATGACGATTTAGTATATACTAGCGACGTTCTAGAAGATGTACAACATTTAGATTTTGCTGCAGGTATACCTCCGTTTTTACGAGGTATTTCATCAACCATGTATTTAACATCGCCTTGGAAAAATTTAAAATTAGATACTCCAAAAAATTGCGAAGAATATAATCTATTTCTTAAAACGCAATTTAAAGCTGGGCAGCGTCAATTTCTTTTAGATTTTAAATCATTAATTAACTTAGAGACTTTATCAGACTTTAAAACCATTTTCAAAGATATTTCTCTAAACGAATGTGTGTTTTTTATAAAAAATAACAACCAAGCTATACCAACACTTGCTTTTTTAGTAGTATTAGCAGAATCTCAAAGTATAAAACCAGACACTTTAAAAGGTGGTTTTTACATTAATGTCACAAAGCACGAGTTGCATACACACACTTTAAACGTAGATGCGTTAATATTTTCTAATTCACTTTTACCAAATTTCAACAAAATAGAAATTTCAGGACACCATAATAACACAACTGCTCCCGAAATTGAATTGACTTGCATGTTAATTTCTGGATATAATTTTTTAAAAAAGGGCTTAGATTCCGGAATATTAATAGATAATATTGCTAAACGCATCTCCTTTAACCTTTCTATTGGGTTACATCATTTTACTGAAATAGCTAAACTTCGCGCTGCTAGACTGGTATGGAGTAAGCTTGTAAAAACTTTTAATCCCAAACAAGACCATGCATTAGCTTTGCATATAAATACTGTAATACAACCTAGTAGCTCGCTTAATACTTGCGATACCTTAACGCAAATAACACTTCAAACAACAACTGCAATTTTTGGAGGTGTACAGTCTATATCTCAACCTAAATTAACACACGATTCACATAAAAACGTACCATTATATTTGCAAAAAGAAACCCAAATTATAAGAACAATAGATCCTTGGGGAGGCAGTTTTTATGTAGAAAAACAAACGCATGACATTGCAATTAAAACCTGGAATTTATTTGAAACCTATTTAAAAACGGGGCAATACCCAGATCTTATTCAAGACAGGCAGCCTTTAAGAGATACCAGTAAATCTATATACAAATCTGAAGTCAATGCTCTAAACAATACTTTTACTGCACATGATCAAAAAGCTGTAAAACTTGCGCTTTTAAATTTAAAAAAACATATTAACGATACTCCCGAAAACATATTAAAACTATGTATTAGTGCTGTTAAAAAACAAGCTACACTAAGTGAGATTCTAAATAACTTAAGTCAACTTAGTAATGAAAACTAA
- a CDS encoding Crp/Fnr family transcriptional regulator, with protein sequence MKASFFENIYNHPKIKKEDYKNIIDAHTKVEFSKHEIILQEGKISNSYFLIKKGLCRSYVIDYKGNEITTDFFGSDDILIEVASLFLRTPSKETIHALTDCEVYKIDFNDFQNLFNTIEGFTEWGRSWMSQQLFMAKHRAVNMHTQSASERYLHLLKDKPQIIKEVPLKHIATYLGVTDTSLSRIRKEVMS encoded by the coding sequence ATGAAAGCTTCCTTTTTCGAAAACATCTATAATCACCCAAAGATTAAAAAAGAAGATTACAAAAACATAATTGATGCCCATACAAAAGTTGAGTTTTCAAAACATGAAATCATATTACAAGAAGGCAAAATAAGCAATTCCTATTTTTTAATAAAAAAAGGATTGTGTCGTTCGTATGTAATTGATTATAAAGGCAACGAAATTACTACCGATTTTTTTGGTTCTGATGATATTCTAATTGAAGTCGCGTCTTTATTTCTTCGTACACCTTCTAAAGAAACCATTCATGCCTTAACGGACTGTGAAGTATATAAGATAGACTTCAATGATTTCCAAAACTTATTTAATACTATTGAGGGGTTTACAGAATGGGGGCGTAGCTGGATGTCCCAGCAACTTTTTATGGCAAAACATCGTGCTGTTAATATGCACACACAAAGTGCCTCAGAACGTTACTTACATTTGTTGAAAGATAAGCCACAAATTATTAAAGAAGTACCATTAAAACACATTGCGACTTATTTAGGAGTTACTGATACTTCTTTAAGTAGAATAAGAAAAGAAGTAATGTCTTAA
- a CDS encoding ParA family protein produces the protein MGKIIAIANQKGGVGKTTTSVNLAASLGVLEKKVLLIDADPQANATSGLGIDVETIEIGTYQLLEHTNTAKEAILKTDTPNLDIIASHIDLVAIEIELVDKDDREYMMRRSLIEIKDDYDFIIIDCAPSLGLLTLNALTASDAVIIPIQCEYFALEGLGKLLNTVKSVQKIHNPELDIEGLLLTMYDSRLRLSNQVVEEVQKHFNDMVFKTIIQRNVRLSEAPSFGESIINFDASSKGAINYLSLAKEVINKNS, from the coding sequence ATGGGTAAGATCATTGCAATTGCAAATCAAAAAGGAGGTGTAGGAAAAACTACCACTTCTGTTAATTTAGCAGCCTCATTAGGGGTGCTTGAAAAGAAAGTATTGCTAATTGATGCCGATCCTCAAGCCAATGCCACTTCTGGATTAGGCATAGATGTAGAAACTATTGAAATTGGAACCTACCAGTTATTAGAACATACTAATACAGCTAAAGAAGCCATTTTAAAAACAGATACACCTAATCTAGATATCATTGCATCGCATATAGACTTAGTGGCTATTGAAATTGAATTGGTAGACAAAGATGATAGAGAATATATGATGAGACGCTCTTTAATTGAAATTAAAGACGATTATGATTTTATTATTATAGACTGTGCTCCATCTTTAGGTTTACTTACCCTTAATGCATTAACAGCTTCAGACGCTGTTATTATACCTATTCAATGTGAATATTTTGCATTAGAAGGATTAGGAAAATTACTTAACACTGTTAAAAGTGTTCAAAAAATACACAATCCTGAATTAGATATTGAAGGATTATTATTAACCATGTACGATTCGCGTTTAAGACTTTCAAACCAAGTAGTAGAGGAAGTTCAGAAGCATTTTAACGATATGGTTTTTAAAACAATTATACAACGAAATGTACGTTTAAGTGAAGCTCCAAGTTTTGGAGAAAGCATTATTAACTTTGATGCTAGTAGTAAAGGTGCCATTAACTATTTAAGTTTGGCAAAAGAAGTAATAAATAAAAACTCCTAA
- a CDS encoding DinB/UmuC family translesion DNA polymerase: MLLMFALVDCNNFYDSCEFVVTFAVSCAETLRHQNSPTNAVMIFFHTNGFRKDLPQYYRNIIIKTETPTNSNFDLIKAAYKALDCIYIKDFHHKKVGVIVMNLMPENQKQFSLFSNDNPKHQP, encoded by the coding sequence ATGCTACTAATGTTTGCCTTGGTCGATTGTAATAATTTTTACGACTCATGCGAATTTGTGGTAACATTTGCTGTGTCTTGTGCCGAAACATTACGTCATCAGAATTCTCCAACTAATGCGGTCATGATCTTTTTTCATACCAACGGATTTCGTAAGGACCTGCCACAATATTACCGCAATATAATTATCAAAACAGAAACGCCTACTAATTCAAACTTCGACCTAATAAAAGCAGCTTACAAAGCGCTTGATTGTATTTATATAAAAGATTTTCATCACAAAAAGGTAGGAGTAATTGTCATGAATTTAATGCCAGAAAATCAAAAACAATTTAGTCTATTCTCCAACGATAATCCAAAGCACCAACCCTAA
- a CDS encoding PQQ-dependent sugar dehydrogenase, protein MKHVKHLLLTLLLLHFFACAQEKKSSSSTYDYEVIVSGIDIPWGFVFLPDNAMLITEKSGALVHFKNGKKTNISGLPKITRLGQGGLLDIALHPNYKDNGWIYFTYASSEGEGSGANTALMRAKIKNNSLIDKELLYKATPNYTSGDHFGSRILFDQNNYLYFSIGERGQRDKNPQDITRDGGKIYRLHDDGSIPSDNPFVNTPKAKKAIYTYGHRNPQGMILNPETNTIWAHEHGPKGGDEINIISKGKNYGWPVVTFGINYWGTSISDFTEKKGMASPIHHWTPSIAPSGMCYVTSNKYSGWKGNILVGSLKFQYLNRCIIKNNSVIKEERILEDIGRVRAVVQGPDEFIYVGIENVGIVKIIPKN, encoded by the coding sequence ATGAAACACGTAAAACATTTATTACTAACACTTTTACTACTTCATTTTTTTGCTTGTGCTCAAGAAAAAAAATCTAGCTCCTCAACTTACGATTATGAAGTTATTGTTTCGGGCATAGATATTCCTTGGGGATTTGTTTTTCTTCCAGACAATGCAATGCTAATAACAGAAAAGTCTGGTGCATTAGTGCATTTTAAAAATGGCAAAAAAACCAATATTTCAGGTTTACCCAAAATAACTAGATTAGGACAAGGTGGCTTATTAGATATTGCATTACACCCAAATTATAAAGACAACGGCTGGATTTATTTTACATACGCATCTTCTGAAGGGGAAGGCTCTGGTGCAAACACAGCACTAATGCGTGCAAAAATTAAAAATAATAGCCTCATTGATAAAGAACTCTTATACAAAGCAACCCCAAATTATACAAGCGGAGATCACTTTGGATCCCGAATTCTTTTCGACCAAAACAATTACCTTTACTTTAGTATTGGAGAACGCGGACAGCGCGATAAAAACCCTCAGGATATAACACGAGATGGTGGTAAAATTTATCGTTTACATGACGATGGCAGTATCCCTTCAGATAATCCGTTTGTAAATACTCCAAAAGCTAAAAAAGCCATTTATACTTACGGTCATAGAAATCCGCAAGGCATGATTTTAAATCCTGAAACCAATACCATTTGGGCACACGAACATGGCCCCAAAGGTGGTGACGAAATTAATATCATCTCTAAAGGAAAAAATTACGGTTGGCCTGTGGTTACGTTTGGCATTAATTATTGGGGTACATCAATATCAGATTTTACCGAAAAAAAAGGCATGGCATCCCCTATTCATCATTGGACACCTTCTATAGCACCATCAGGGATGTGTTACGTAACATCTAACAAATACTCGGGTTGGAAAGGCAATATACTAGTTGGATCGTTAAAATTTCAATATTTAAACCGTTGTATCATTAAAAATAATAGCGTTATAAAAGAAGAGCGCATACTAGAAGATATTGGCCGTGTACGCGCTGTAGTACAAGGTCCTGATGAATTTATTTATGTTGGAATTGAAAATGTTGGAATAGTTAAAATTATTCCCAAGAATTAG
- a CDS encoding RrF2 family transcriptional regulator, producing MFSKACEYGIRASIFIAVNSLKNQRVSPKEIAKEIDSPEAFTAKILQKLVKNNVVSSKKGAHGGFEIEKVKMKNITLADIVTAIDGNHVYEDCGTGLSTCSESNPCPMHAKFKSVRGELKLFLENTNLEDMALDINLGESILKR from the coding sequence ATGTTTTCAAAAGCATGTGAATACGGCATTAGAGCATCTATCTTTATCGCAGTAAACTCTTTAAAAAATCAACGTGTTAGTCCAAAAGAAATTGCTAAAGAAATTGATTCACCAGAAGCTTTTACAGCTAAAATTTTACAAAAACTAGTAAAAAACAATGTTGTAAGCTCTAAAAAAGGTGCGCATGGAGGTTTTGAAATTGAAAAAGTAAAAATGAAAAATATTACTTTGGCAGATATTGTTACTGCTATAGATGGAAACCATGTTTATGAAGATTGTGGCACAGGATTAAGCACCTGTAGTGAAAGTAATCCATGCCCTATGCATGCAAAGTTTAAATCGGTTCGCGGTGAATTAAAATTATTTTTAGAAAACACCAACCTGGAAGACATGGCTTTAGACATTAATTTAGGCGAAAGCATCTTAAAACGTTAA
- a CDS encoding FtsB family cell division protein, which yields MKLKFFNNKYVKPFKNPFVIPGIGFIVWMLFFDSNSFLIHNELNNDIDKLNDKKEYYINEINKDRKAYKKLNTEYGLEKFARETYYLKRENEDIYIIEYEDSLNVNSHE from the coding sequence ATGAAGTTGAAATTTTTCAATAACAAATATGTAAAACCCTTTAAAAATCCTTTTGTAATTCCTGGGATTGGCTTTATTGTTTGGATGCTTTTTTTTGATAGTAATTCTTTTCTAATTCATAATGAATTAAATAACGATATCGATAAATTAAACGATAAAAAAGAATATTACATTAATGAAATCAATAAAGATCGGAAAGCCTATAAAAAGTTGAACACAGAATATGGATTAGAGAAATTTGCTAGAGAAACGTATTATTTAAAGCGTGAAAACGAAGATATTTATATTATTGAGTACGAAGACAGTTTAAATGTAAATTCGCATGAATAA
- a CDS encoding VOC family protein, producing MVWFEIYVNDIDRAAIFYEQVLQVMLEDMSDPTNGNVQMKCFPSDMENYGAAGALVKMEAVKPSTNGSLIYFGCEDCQILENRAVEHGAEIIQAKMGIGEHGFVSIVKDTEGNSIGFHSMN from the coding sequence GTGGTTTGGTTCGAGATTTATGTAAACGATATAGATAGAGCTGCAATTTTTTATGAACAAGTACTTCAAGTGATGTTGGAAGACATGAGTGATCCAACCAACGGAAATGTCCAGATGAAATGCTTTCCTAGTGACATGGAAAATTATGGTGCAGCAGGGGCTTTGGTAAAAATGGAAGCAGTTAAACCTTCTACTAATGGTAGTCTTATTTATTTTGGCTGTGAAGATTGTCAGATTTTAGAAAATAGAGCTGTAGAACATGGCGCTGAAATTATTCAAGCCAAAATGGGTATCGGAGAACATGGCTTCGTCTCAATTGTTAAAGATACTGAAGGTAATTCTATAGGATTTCATTCGATGAACTAG
- the udk gene encoding uridine kinase, protein MLIIGLTGGTGCGKTTVVNQILNELPEAEVGIISQDSYYNDTSHLSYDERKRINFDHPKSIDFDLLVTHLKLLKAGQPIEQPVYSFVKHNRTGDTVLTHPRKVMIVEGILIFTHPDIRELFDIKIFVHADSDERLIRRLKRDIAERGRDLDEVLNRYQTTLKPMHQQFIEPMKEYADIIIPNNKFNTVAIDIVRTIINEKLI, encoded by the coding sequence ATGCTAATTATAGGTCTTACAGGTGGAACAGGTTGTGGAAAAACAACCGTAGTAAATCAAATTTTAAACGAACTTCCAGAAGCTGAAGTTGGTATTATATCTCAGGACTCTTACTATAACGACACCTCTCACCTTTCTTACGACGAACGTAAACGCATAAATTTTGATCATCCAAAATCTATCGATTTCGATTTGTTAGTAACACATTTAAAACTATTAAAAGCTGGACAACCTATAGAGCAACCAGTATATTCTTTTGTGAAACATAACAGAACTGGAGATACCGTTTTAACGCATCCAAGAAAAGTTATGATTGTTGAAGGAATATTAATATTCACTCACCCAGATATTCGCGAGTTATTCGATATAAAAATATTTGTACATGCAGATAGTGATGAACGTTTAATTAGACGTTTAAAACGAGATATCGCAGAACGTGGTCGCGATTTAGATGAAGTTTTAAACCGTTACCAAACCACATTAAAACCAATGCATCAGCAATTTATTGAACCCATGAAAGAATATGCTGACATTATTATCCCTAATAATAAATTTAATACTGTTGCTATAGATATCGTGAGAACGATAATAAATGAAAAGCTAATATGA
- a CDS encoding nuclear transport factor 2-like protein, which translates to MTKIISSPNCGNSPKMAFLKQFNIAFAEGNVAFLVKNVTDNIVWNIIGDKNIEGIEAFAEELEKMKSVKVSELILNQILSHGKEGAANGEITMENGNQYAFSDFYIFQSAKGVKVRAITSYCLKI; encoded by the coding sequence ATGACCAAAATAATTTCAAGTCCTAATTGCGGGAATTCGCCTAAGATGGCGTTTTTAAAACAGTTTAACATAGCATTTGCTGAAGGGAATGTAGCATTTTTGGTTAAAAATGTAACAGACAATATCGTTTGGAACATCATTGGTGATAAGAACATCGAAGGAATTGAAGCCTTTGCAGAAGAATTGGAAAAAATGAAATCTGTAAAAGTCTCTGAATTAATTTTAAACCAAATTCTATCCCACGGTAAAGAAGGAGCTGCAAATGGGGAAATTACAATGGAAAACGGAAATCAATATGCGTTTTCAGATTTTTATATATTTCAAAGTGCAAAGGGTGTAAAGGTGAGAGCCATTACATCCTATTGCTTAAAAATATAA
- a CDS encoding methylmalonyl-CoA mutase subunit beta, which produces MNNTNLFEDFTTVSAKAWKQKIQYDLNGADYNKTLIWQTPEDINVKPFYNEDDFKEDSFNFKSSLSPFKITQTIYVNSEEKSNTIASHALDNHADAILFIVPTTQCDLNVLLKNINLSKTPIYFNVQFCDSSFVSKLNTIAQEKEANFYLNFDIIGHLITDGNWYKSMSTDFKVLESILKSSNHLKSNLSINLIDYQNAGATIKQQLAYGLAHANEYLNRFSKDIKTELTFKVAIGSNYFFEIAKIRALRMLWHTLASAYNINTQCHILATPTKRNKTIYSSKTNISRLTTEYMSAILGGADSICNVAHHSIYRKQHNTSEQNSRNQLHLLKQKNVLGAVCNPSDGSYYIENLTQQLAEKALELFKDIEANGGILKLLKEGLIQKKIKESADKEQALFDSETQLIIGANTHSNSKEKIKEKLELYPFIKHNPRKTLIEPIIPKRLAEHIEQNKLQSEK; this is translated from the coding sequence ATGAATAACACCAATTTGTTTGAAGATTTTACTACAGTATCTGCTAAAGCGTGGAAACAAAAAATTCAATACGATTTAAATGGTGCCGATTATAATAAGACTTTAATTTGGCAAACCCCAGAAGATATAAATGTTAAGCCATTTTACAATGAAGACGATTTTAAAGAAGATAGCTTCAACTTTAAATCGTCTTTATCTCCATTTAAAATTACCCAAACCATATATGTTAATTCTGAAGAAAAGTCTAACACAATAGCTAGTCATGCATTAGACAACCATGCAGATGCTATACTTTTTATTGTACCTACAACTCAATGCGATTTAAATGTTTTACTTAAAAATATAAACCTTTCTAAAACACCTATATATTTTAATGTACAATTTTGTGATTCTAGTTTTGTCTCAAAATTAAATACCATAGCTCAAGAAAAAGAGGCCAATTTTTATTTAAATTTTGATATTATTGGACATTTAATAACAGATGGAAATTGGTACAAATCCATGTCTACAGATTTTAAAGTTTTAGAATCTATTTTAAAATCTTCTAACCATTTAAAGAGCAACCTAAGTATAAATTTAATTGATTACCAAAATGCAGGCGCTACAATCAAACAACAATTAGCTTACGGTTTAGCACATGCAAATGAGTATTTAAATCGGTTCTCTAAAGACATAAAAACAGAACTAACATTTAAAGTTGCCATAGGTTCAAACTATTTTTTTGAAATTGCAAAAATCCGTGCTTTACGTATGTTATGGCACACTTTGGCTTCGGCCTATAATATAAACACCCAATGCCATATTCTAGCAACTCCAACAAAACGTAACAAAACAATATACAGTAGTAAAACTAATATATCTAGACTCACTACAGAATACATGAGCGCTATACTTGGCGGGGCAGATAGCATTTGCAATGTCGCACACCATTCTATTTATAGAAAACAACACAATACTAGCGAACAAAATTCTAGAAATCAATTACATCTTTTAAAACAAAAAAACGTATTAGGTGCTGTTTGCAATCCTTCAGACGGCTCGTATTACATTGAGAATTTAACGCAACAATTAGCGGAAAAAGCACTCGAATTGTTTAAAGATATTGAAGCTAATGGCGGAATTTTAAAATTACTAAAAGAAGGATTAATTCAGAAAAAAATAAAAGAAAGTGCAGATAAAGAACAAGCATTATTTGATTCTGAAACCCAGTTAATAATTGGTGCTAATACCCATTCTAACTCTAAAGAAAAAATAAAGGAAAAGCTTGAATTATATCCATTTATAAAACACAATCCTAGAAAAACTCTTATTGAACCTATTATCCCTAAACGTTTAGCGGAACACATAGAACAAAACAAATTACAATCTGAGAAATAG
- a CDS encoding DUF4113 domain-containing protein, translated as MAIVDRLNTSYGNNKVKFGAQSPRPPMENERRTLISQIFYTYQ; from the coding sequence ATGGCTATAGTCGACAGGCTAAATACGTCTTACGGAAACAATAAAGTAAAGTTTGGTGCTCAGTCTCCTCGGCCTCCAATGGAAAATGAAAGAAGAACGCTTATCTCCCAGATATTCTACACATATCAATGA